From Gammaproteobacteria bacterium, a single genomic window includes:
- the fabF gene encoding beta-ketoacyl-ACP synthase II, with amino-acid sequence MSGPSENGTAGASRRVVVTGIGMITPLGSDVPSSWAALLAGTNGGGPITHFDADDRFATRIACEVRDFDPSGHLNKREIRRYDRFAQFAVVAAAEAMASAGLDGCPPGVSPQRFGVIIGSGIGGVDTYESQVRKLVKFGPRRISPFFVPMFIPNIGSGLVSIRYGAQGPNHSTVSACSSGAHAIGDALRVIQRGDADVMVAGGAEAAIVPISIAGFASMKAMSRRNDTPETASRPFDATRDGFVIGEGAGCLVLESLDTAEARGARILGEVAGCGATADAYHITAPVPGGAGAQQAMRLALEDGGIAPEEVGYINAHGTSTPYNDEVETAAIKAVLGEEAARAAIVGSTKSMTGHTLGAAGAIESVISVMVLMEGRIPPTTNYEHPDPECDLDYATDGMVERPVEAALSNSFGFGGHNVCLAFRRWHA; translated from the coding sequence ATGAGCGGCCCTTCGGAGAATGGTACCGCCGGGGCAAGCCGGCGGGTTGTCGTTACCGGGATCGGGATGATCACTCCGCTCGGCAGCGACGTCCCGTCTTCCTGGGCGGCCCTGCTGGCCGGCACGAACGGCGGCGGCCCGATCACCCATTTCGACGCCGACGACCGCTTTGCCACCCGGATTGCGTGCGAGGTCAGGGATTTCGATCCCTCCGGGCACCTGAACAAGCGGGAGATCCGGCGCTACGACCGCTTCGCGCAGTTTGCCGTGGTGGCCGCCGCGGAGGCCATGGCTTCCGCGGGGCTGGATGGCTGCCCGCCCGGTGTCTCCCCCCAACGTTTCGGCGTGATCATCGGCAGCGGGATCGGCGGCGTCGACACCTATGAGAGCCAGGTCCGCAAGCTGGTGAAGTTCGGGCCGCGCCGGATCAGCCCCTTCTTCGTTCCGATGTTCATTCCCAACATCGGGTCCGGGCTGGTTTCGATTCGTTACGGCGCCCAGGGTCCGAACCACTCCACCGTGTCGGCGTGTTCCTCCGGGGCGCACGCCATCGGCGACGCCCTTCGCGTCATCCAGCGAGGCGACGCTGACGTGATGGTGGCCGGGGGGGCGGAAGCCGCCATCGTGCCCATCTCCATCGCCGGCTTCGCCTCCATGAAGGCGATGTCCAGACGCAACGACACCCCGGAGACCGCGAGCCGCCCCTTCGACGCCACCCGTGACGGCTTCGTCATCGGAGAGGGCGCGGGCTGCCTGGTGCTCGAGTCGCTCGACACCGCCGAGGCGCGGGGGGCGCGCATTCTGGGGGAAGTCGCGGGCTGCGGGGCCACCGCGGACGCCTACCACATCACCGCGCCGGTTCCGGGAGGCGCAGGAGCCCAGCAGGCCATGCGGCTGGCGCTGGAGGACGGGGGAATCGCGCCGGAGGAGGTCGGCTACATCAACGCGCACGGCACGTCGACCCCCTACAACGACGAGGTCGAGACGGCCGCCATTAAGGCGGTGCTGGGGGAAGAAGCGGCCCGGGCGGCCATCGTTGGCAGCACCAAGTCGATGACGGGGCACACGCTGGGCGCGGCGGGCGCCATCGAGTCGGTCATCTCGGTGATGGTGCTGATGGAGGGCCGGATCCCGCCCACGACCAACTACGAGCACCCCGACCCCGAATGCGACCTCGACTACGCCACCGACGGCATGGTCGAAAGACCTGTCGAGGCGGCCCTCTCCAACTCGTTTGGTTTCGGAGGGCACAACGTATGTCTCGCCTTCCGGCGCTGGCACGCCTGA
- a CDS encoding acyl carrier protein, producing MADSIEGRVKDIIVTELGVEEDQVTAEASFMEDLGADSLDTVELVMAFEEEFGIDIPDSDAEQMRTVGDAIGYIRKATAS from the coding sequence ATGGCGGACAGCATCGAAGGCCGGGTAAAGGACATCATCGTCACGGAACTCGGCGTCGAGGAGGACCAGGTCACGGCCGAGGCTTCGTTCATGGAGGATCTCGGAGCCGATTCGCTCGACACCGTGGAGCTGGTGATGGCCTTTGAAGAGGAGTTCGGAATCGACATTCCCGACTCCGATGCCGAGCAGATGCGCACCGTGGGCGACGCGATCGGCTACATTCGCAAGGCCACCGCATCCTGA
- the fabG gene encoding 3-oxoacyl-[acyl-carrier-protein] reductase encodes MSGALAGQIALVTGGSRGIGFAISQVLAQDGARVAIVDIDEEGAVAAAARLEGDGHAGYFCDVGDPGQCRATVAAVTRAQGIVTILINNAGITRDSLLVRMKDDDWNAVIRVNLTGAFNMTRAACRGMMKRRSGSIVNISSVIGLMGNAGQTNYGASKAGLVGLTKSVAREFARRGVRCNAIAPGYIATDMTAGLDERTTGELGSRIPMGRLGEPSDVADVARFLAGPEAGYVTGQVLAVDGGMAM; translated from the coding sequence ATGAGCGGCGCGCTGGCCGGACAGATCGCCCTGGTGACCGGCGGATCACGGGGCATAGGGTTTGCGATATCGCAGGTTCTGGCGCAGGACGGGGCCCGGGTAGCCATCGTGGACATCGACGAGGAAGGGGCCGTCGCCGCCGCCGCTCGACTCGAGGGCGACGGTCACGCCGGCTATTTCTGCGATGTCGGAGATCCCGGGCAGTGCCGCGCCACGGTCGCTGCGGTGACCAGGGCGCAGGGCATCGTGACGATTCTGATCAACAACGCGGGGATCACCCGGGACAGTCTTCTCGTGCGCATGAAGGACGACGACTGGAATGCGGTGATCAGGGTCAACCTCACGGGCGCCTTCAACATGACGCGCGCCGCGTGCAGGGGCATGATGAAGCGCCGATCCGGCTCCATCGTCAACATCAGCTCCGTGATCGGCCTGATGGGCAATGCCGGTCAGACCAACTATGGCGCCTCCAAGGCGGGGCTCGTGGGGCTCACCAAGAGCGTCGCCCGGGAGTTTGCCAGGCGAGGAGTGCGCTGCAACGCGATCGCTCCCGGCTACATTGCGACGGACATGACCGCCGGGCTGGACGAACGCACCACCGGGGAGCTCGGGTCGCGCATCCCGATGGGCCGGCTGGGAGAGCCCTCCGACGTCGCCGACGTTGCGCGGTTTCTCGCCGGACCGGAAGCCGGATACGTTACCGGTCAGGTCCTGGCCGTGGACGGCGGCATGGCGATGTAG
- the fabD gene encoding ACP S-malonyltransferase, giving the protein MSLALLFPGQGSQFPGMGRDLAAAYPEAARAFERADDILGFSLSRLAWEGPEDQLVQTHNAQPAILVHSLAALAVLKPRLGPIACAAGHSLGEISAHAAAGTLRFDDAVYAVRRRGELMREAGRARPGSMAAILGLGEPEVREVCRAVSGKGLVCVPANFNAPTQIVVSGDADAIDRVLARAREAGARRAVRLAVSGAFHSPLMAVAEKGLRKCFRSLSFGPPEFPVFSNVTAGAVQDPGLARRLLVRQLTSPVLWSQSVRSMVESGVERFVEIGPGSVLCGLSRRNARGIKAVSVGTSNGVRKLFPDPVAAGSTP; this is encoded by the coding sequence GTGTCTCTGGCTCTCCTCTTCCCCGGACAGGGATCGCAGTTTCCCGGGATGGGACGCGACCTGGCAGCCGCCTATCCGGAGGCTGCGCGGGCCTTCGAGCGCGCGGACGACATCCTCGGGTTCTCCCTTTCACGCCTCGCCTGGGAAGGACCGGAGGACCAGTTGGTGCAGACGCACAACGCACAGCCCGCGATCCTGGTCCATTCCCTCGCCGCGCTCGCGGTGCTCAAGCCGCGACTGGGACCCATCGCCTGCGCCGCCGGGCACTCCCTGGGCGAAATCTCCGCCCACGCGGCCGCGGGCACGCTCCGATTCGACGATGCCGTGTACGCGGTCCGGCGCCGGGGCGAGCTCATGCGTGAAGCGGGGCGCGCCCGCCCGGGGTCCATGGCGGCCATCCTGGGCCTGGGAGAACCCGAAGTGCGCGAAGTGTGCCGGGCCGTCTCCGGGAAGGGGCTGGTATGTGTTCCGGCCAACTTCAACGCCCCCACGCAGATCGTGGTCAGCGGCGACGCGGACGCGATCGACCGGGTCCTGGCGCGCGCCAGGGAAGCCGGTGCCAGGCGGGCCGTGCGGCTGGCCGTGTCCGGCGCCTTTCATTCGCCTCTGATGGCCGTGGCGGAGAAGGGTTTGCGGAAGTGTTTTCGCAGCCTATCTTTCGGACCGCCCGAGTTTCCGGTCTTTTCGAACGTGACCGCCGGGGCCGTCCAGGATCCCGGCCTCGCGCGTCGGCTGCTGGTCCGGCAGCTCACTTCTCCGGTATTGTGGTCCCAATCGGTCAGGTCCATGGTCGAAAGCGGTGTGGAGCGATTCGTCGAAATCGGCCCCGGGTCGGTGCTGTGCGGATTGAGCCGGCGCAACGCCAGGGGCATCAAGGCCGTCTCCGTGGGCACCTCAAACGGCGTCCGAAAGCTGTTCCCCGATCCCGTCGCGGCCGGGAGCACCCCATGA
- a CDS encoding ketoacyl-ACP synthase III: protein MTRPISEVASTGRFLPDRVLTNEDWTRMVDTTEQWIVERTGIQERRVASSCTSVCDMGVAAAEQALERAGVGAGDVDLLLVSTATPDRLLPSTACDIQARLGANKAAAMDISAACTGYLYILALAEGYIASGMGEVVLVVSTEKMTSIMDWEDRSTAVLFGDGAGASVIRRATGDRGILANDIRSDGKLADLLQRPGGGALRPFDDSVLADRSHLLLMEGREVFKNAVRAMSRSSRLAIRQAGWTADEVDLLIPHQANIRIIEATARYARVPMAKVYVNVHRYGNISSATVPVALDEALEQGRIGPGSNVLLVAFGAGLTWGATALRV from the coding sequence ATGACCCGACCCATCAGCGAAGTCGCCAGCACCGGACGGTTCCTCCCGGATCGCGTCCTCACCAACGAGGACTGGACGCGCATGGTGGACACGACCGAGCAGTGGATCGTGGAGCGCACCGGCATCCAAGAGCGCCGCGTCGCGAGCTCGTGCACCTCCGTGTGCGACATGGGCGTCGCCGCGGCGGAGCAGGCTCTCGAGCGGGCCGGGGTGGGCGCCGGGGACGTGGACCTGCTGCTGGTTTCCACCGCGACGCCGGACAGGCTGCTGCCCTCCACCGCGTGCGACATCCAGGCCCGGCTGGGCGCGAACAAGGCGGCGGCGATGGACATCTCCGCGGCCTGCACCGGATACCTCTACATCCTGGCCCTGGCCGAGGGCTACATCGCGAGCGGCATGGGCGAGGTGGTCCTGGTGGTGTCCACCGAGAAGATGACGTCGATCATGGACTGGGAAGACCGGTCCACCGCGGTGCTGTTCGGGGACGGGGCGGGCGCCAGCGTGATCCGCCGCGCGACCGGCGACCGGGGGATCCTCGCCAACGACATCCGGTCCGACGGAAAGCTCGCGGACCTGCTTCAGAGGCCGGGCGGAGGCGCCCTCCGGCCCTTTGACGATTCCGTGCTCGCGGACCGGTCCCACCTGCTGCTCATGGAAGGCCGGGAGGTGTTCAAGAACGCGGTGCGGGCCATGTCCAGGTCCTCCCGTCTCGCGATCAGGCAGGCCGGCTGGACGGCGGACGAAGTCGACCTCCTCATCCCCCACCAGGCCAACATCCGCATCATCGAGGCGACCGCCCGCTACGCGCGCGTTCCCATGGCGAAGGTGTACGTCAACGTCCACCGCTACGGGAACATCAGCTCGGCGACGGTCCCGGTCGCGCTCGACGAAGCGCTGGAGCAGGGCCGCATCGGACCCGGATCCAACGTCCTGCTGGTTGCCTTCGGCGCGGGCCTCACGTGGGGCGCCACGGCCCTCCGCGTGTAG
- the plsX gene encoding phosphate acyltransferase PlsX — MRIALDAMGSDGAPATEIAGALHALSHEAGDVTIVLVGDRARIAAQLDRHGASEGGRLEIVHAAERVSPNESPAAVVRRKPGSSLVTGVGLHRRGQVDAFVSAGPTGAVMAASVFLLKRLPGVDRPAVGTLMPTTSRAHMLMLDAGANVDCRPPHLLQFAFLGHVYAQDLMGRPEPRIGLLNIGSEPEKGNERTVEAYRLLSQSGLNFVGNVEGRDIIHGRCDVLVTDGFAGNVLLKFYESVAGFVIRVMDREQERIRTPLDRSTIEILDYAEYGGAPLLGVNGVSVICHGRSPPKAIGKAIGVAAKAVRTSMIGHIARYLAETAARIP, encoded by the coding sequence ATGAGAATCGCGCTCGACGCCATGGGCAGCGACGGCGCCCCCGCGACCGAAATCGCCGGCGCGCTGCACGCCCTTTCGCACGAAGCCGGCGATGTGACCATCGTCCTGGTGGGAGACCGCGCGAGGATCGCGGCGCAACTGGACCGGCATGGCGCCTCCGAGGGCGGCCGGCTGGAGATCGTCCATGCCGCGGAGCGGGTCTCCCCCAACGAGTCCCCCGCGGCCGTCGTGCGGCGCAAGCCCGGCTCGTCCCTCGTTACCGGAGTCGGGCTGCATCGCAGAGGCCAGGTGGACGCCTTCGTGAGCGCCGGACCCACGGGAGCGGTAATGGCGGCATCGGTGTTCCTGCTCAAGCGGCTGCCGGGAGTGGACCGGCCCGCCGTCGGGACCCTCATGCCCACCACCAGCCGGGCCCACATGCTGATGCTGGACGCCGGAGCCAACGTGGACTGCCGGCCCCCGCACCTCCTGCAGTTTGCGTTTCTCGGCCACGTCTACGCACAGGACCTGATGGGGAGACCCGAGCCCCGCATCGGGCTGCTGAACATCGGTTCCGAGCCCGAGAAGGGGAACGAACGCACGGTGGAGGCGTACCGCCTGCTCAGCCAGAGCGGGCTCAACTTCGTCGGCAATGTCGAAGGCCGCGACATCATCCACGGCCGTTGCGACGTACTGGTTACCGACGGATTCGCCGGCAACGTGCTGCTCAAGTTCTACGAGTCTGTGGCAGGCTTCGTGATCCGGGTGATGGACCGCGAGCAGGAGCGCATTCGCACGCCGCTGGACCGCTCCACCATCGAGATCCTCGACTACGCCGAATACGGGGGCGCTCCGCTCCTGGGAGTGAACGGCGTGTCCGTCATCTGCCACGGCAGATCGCCGCCCAAGGCCATCGGCAAGGCCATCGGCGTGGCGGCCAAGGCCGTAAGGACTTCCATGATCGGGCATATCGCCCGCTACCTGGCCGAAACCGCGGCCCGCATTCCATGA
- the rpmF gene encoding 50S ribosomal protein L32: MAVPKRRISKQRQRKRRTHQRAQPVAVWNCPRCDDPQVPHRVCPTCGYYRNRPVIEVELD; the protein is encoded by the coding sequence ATGGCCGTACCGAAGCGTCGTATATCCAAGCAGCGGCAGCGCAAGCGCCGCACGCACCAGCGAGCCCAACCCGTCGCGGTGTGGAACTGCCCGCGTTGCGACGATCCGCAGGTCCCGCACCGTGTGTGTCCCACCTGCGGCTACTACCGGAATCGTCCGGTCATCGAAGTCGAGCTGGACTGA
- a CDS encoding DUF177 domain-containing protein — translation MNALERTGTLQLRAACPAADFVLGGRGPELSEPVSVTLTARSMAAGQVMVQGRMSTTLAQVCRRCLEPVAKAFALPIRFVFIPDDECECQDDGEVHTFPAHLAELDIAGPLREEFALAAPLYAECRPDCRGLCPACGSNRNTARCDCSSADVDARWEKLRALTNH, via the coding sequence TTGAACGCGCTCGAACGCACGGGTACGCTCCAGTTGCGAGCGGCGTGCCCGGCCGCCGATTTCGTCCTCGGGGGACGGGGTCCGGAGCTGTCCGAACCCGTCAGCGTGACTCTGACGGCGAGGTCCATGGCCGCGGGCCAGGTGATGGTCCAGGGAAGGATGTCGACCACCCTGGCGCAGGTGTGCCGGCGCTGTCTGGAACCCGTCGCGAAGGCGTTTGCGCTGCCGATCCGGTTCGTTTTCATCCCCGACGACGAATGCGAATGCCAGGATGACGGGGAGGTGCACACCTTCCCCGCACACCTGGCCGAACTCGACATCGCCGGTCCGCTGCGGGAGGAGTTCGCGCTGGCGGCACCCCTGTACGCGGAATGCCGGCCCGACTGTCGCGGCCTGTGTCCGGCGTGCGGCTCAAACCGAAACACGGCCCGGTGCGATTGCTCGTCGGCGGATGTCGATGCCCGATGGGAGAAGCTGCGGGCTCTCACGAATCACTAG
- the ndk gene encoding nucleoside-diphosphate kinase, translated as MSLTLAIIKPDAVASGKTGAILAHLEGAGFRIRCLRMTQLSRTQAAAFYAVHRERPFFDSLVAFMTSGPIVPLVLEAEDAVARFRETIGATDPAEAAPGTVRARYAESKERNAVHGSDSDANAALEIDFFFSRHERLALRG; from the coding sequence ATGAGCCTGACACTCGCGATCATCAAGCCCGACGCGGTCGCTTCGGGAAAGACGGGGGCCATCCTCGCTCATCTGGAAGGGGCGGGTTTCCGCATTCGCTGCCTGCGCATGACGCAGCTCTCCCGGACTCAGGCCGCGGCCTTCTACGCGGTGCATCGGGAGCGGCCCTTCTTCGACTCCCTGGTGGCCTTCATGACCTCCGGACCCATCGTGCCCCTGGTGCTCGAAGCCGAAGACGCCGTGGCCCGGTTTCGCGAGACCATCGGAGCCACGGACCCCGCCGAAGCCGCTCCCGGAACCGTCCGCGCGCGCTACGCGGAGTCGAAGGAGCGCAACGCCGTCCACGGCTCCGATTCGGACGCCAACGCCGCGCTCGAAATCGACTTCTTCTTTTCTCGCCACGAGCGGCTTGCCCTCCGTGGCTGA
- the sucD gene encoding succinate--CoA ligase subunit alpha — protein MSIFVDESTRVVVQGITGRDGSFHTARMIEYGTRVVAGVTPGKGGRVVEGPGGARVPVFDTMNEAVAASGANASAIYVPPPFAASAIMEAAESGVEFIVCITEGVPVLDMTRAYAFVADHGVRLLGPNCPGVISPGKATVGIISGDIVTTGPVGVVSRSGTLTYEAVGQLTGAGIGQTTCVGIGGDPIIGTTFIDCLKAFAEDGETRAVVMIGEIGGTDEQEAAEYAGHSLDLPVVGFIAGQTAPPGRRMGHAGAIISGSSGTAEEKIRAFRENGIGVARRPIDIVHLTREALR, from the coding sequence ATGTCGATCTTCGTTGACGAATCCACGCGCGTGGTGGTCCAGGGCATCACCGGCCGCGACGGATCCTTCCACACCGCCAGGATGATCGAATACGGCACCCGCGTGGTCGCGGGAGTGACGCCGGGCAAGGGCGGCCGCGTAGTCGAAGGCCCCGGAGGCGCGCGCGTGCCCGTCTTCGACACGATGAACGAGGCGGTTGCGGCGTCGGGGGCGAACGCCTCCGCGATCTATGTGCCGCCGCCCTTCGCCGCGAGCGCCATCATGGAGGCCGCGGAATCGGGCGTCGAGTTCATCGTCTGCATCACCGAGGGCGTCCCGGTGCTCGACATGACGCGCGCCTACGCCTTCGTCGCCGACCACGGCGTCCGCCTGCTGGGACCCAACTGCCCCGGGGTGATCTCGCCGGGCAAGGCCACCGTGGGCATCATCTCCGGCGACATCGTGACAACCGGTCCGGTGGGCGTCGTGTCGCGCTCGGGCACGCTCACCTACGAGGCGGTCGGGCAGCTCACCGGAGCGGGCATCGGTCAGACCACCTGCGTCGGCATCGGGGGAGACCCCATCATCGGCACCACCTTCATCGACTGCCTGAAGGCCTTCGCCGAAGACGGGGAGACGAGGGCGGTCGTGATGATCGGCGAGATCGGGGGCACGGACGAGCAGGAGGCCGCCGAATACGCCGGCCACAGCCTCGACTTGCCGGTCGTGGGCTTCATTGCGGGTCAGACGGCCCCTCCGGGCCGCCGCATGGGACACGCGGGGGCCATCATCAGTGGCTCCTCCGGAACCGCGGAAGAGAAGATCAGGGCCTTCCGCGAGAACGGGATCGGCGTCGCGCGGCGGCCCATCGACATCGTACACCTCACCCGGGAAGCCCTGCGATGA
- the sucC gene encoding ADP-forming succinate--CoA ligase subunit beta, translated as MNLHEFQARELFRDAGMPVPRGRVATTPGEAGAIAADMGGAAVVKAQVHSGGRGKAGGVKLAGTPEEAEAHARAILGMTIRGLTVHKVLLVPVENIASERYVGILVDRAVQAPLFMVSREGGVDIEEVAATNPAAITRLRVDPRFGLLPHQAYRLGSALFDAPSLARQCATVLSQLYQVFMKNGASLCEVNPLIATEAGEVKAIDAKVTIDANELFRRSALESLRDLDAEPAAETHARAAGLSFVKLDGNVGCCVNGAGLAMATMDLVKYYGGDPANFLDIGGSSSPDKVVAALEIITADPNVQVILFNIFGGITRCDDVARGIVEATKRAEIRAPILIRLTGTNEAEAREILAAEGFSAFTSMDDVVRAAVARAAA; from the coding sequence ATGAACCTGCACGAGTTCCAGGCAAGGGAACTCTTCCGTGACGCGGGCATGCCGGTACCGCGGGGCCGTGTCGCCACCACGCCCGGGGAGGCCGGGGCGATCGCCGCCGACATGGGCGGCGCGGCGGTAGTCAAGGCCCAGGTGCATTCCGGCGGCCGGGGCAAGGCGGGGGGCGTCAAGCTGGCCGGCACCCCGGAGGAAGCCGAGGCCCACGCGCGCGCCATTCTGGGGATGACGATCCGGGGGCTCACAGTGCACAAGGTCCTGCTGGTCCCTGTCGAGAACATCGCCAGCGAGCGCTACGTGGGCATCCTGGTCGACCGCGCCGTGCAGGCGCCGCTCTTCATGGTGTCGCGGGAAGGGGGCGTGGACATCGAGGAAGTCGCGGCCACCAATCCCGCCGCCATCACCAGGCTGCGAGTCGACCCGCGCTTCGGACTTCTGCCGCATCAGGCGTACCGGCTGGGGAGCGCGCTCTTCGATGCACCGTCTCTGGCGCGCCAGTGCGCGACGGTGCTTTCGCAGCTTTACCAGGTCTTCATGAAGAACGGCGCATCCCTCTGCGAAGTGAATCCGCTCATCGCGACGGAGGCGGGAGAGGTGAAGGCCATCGACGCCAAGGTCACCATCGACGCAAATGAACTCTTCCGCCGGTCGGCACTCGAGTCGCTGCGCGATCTGGACGCCGAGCCCGCTGCGGAAACGCACGCGCGCGCAGCCGGCCTCAGCTTCGTCAAGCTCGACGGCAACGTGGGGTGCTGCGTCAACGGAGCCGGGCTGGCGATGGCCACCATGGACCTGGTCAAGTACTACGGAGGCGATCCGGCCAACTTCCTCGACATCGGCGGATCGTCCAGCCCCGACAAGGTCGTGGCCGCGCTCGAGATCATCACGGCCGATCCGAACGTGCAGGTGATCCTGTTCAACATCTTCGGCGGCATCACGCGTTGCGACGACGTGGCGCGCGGGATCGTCGAGGCCACGAAGCGCGCCGAAATCCGCGCACCCATCCTCATTCGCCTTACGGGCACCAACGAAGCCGAGGCCAGGGAAATCCTCGCGGCCGAGGGCTTCTCCGCCTTCACTTCGATGGACGACGTCGTGCGGGCGGCGGTGGCGAGGGCCGCCGCGTGA